GCTGGTGGCCGCGATCTTCGCGCCGTTCTTCTACGTGCTGACGTCCGGCGTGGACATCATCGCCGGCGCCGTGCTGGTCATCAGCATCCTGCTGATCGCCCGCCACCGCGCCAACATCGCCAAGCTGCTGGCCGGCAAGGAAAGCCGGATCGGGGAGAAGAAGAAGGCTTGAGGGGGCGGCCAGTCGCTGACTGGACGGCCGGCCCTCTCCCCCGCCCCTCTCCCGCGTGCGGGAGAGGGGCGCAAACCAGCGCAATATCTACGCGACCTAGGCGGCCTGGGCCAGTGCCGTGAACGGGAACACCATTTCCACGCGCAGGCCGCCTTCCTCGCGGTTGCTGATGGTCAGGCGGCCGCCGCCCTGGCGGACCAGCCGGTCGACAATCGCCAGGCCCAGCCCTGAGTGGGCGTTGCCGCCACGGGCCGGGTCCAGCCGGACGAACGGCATGGTCACGCGCTCGATGGCTTCCGCCGGGATGCCCGGCCCCTGGTCTTCCACGGTCAGCCGCCAGCCCTCCTGGGTGCGGGCCGTCGCCACGCACACGGGCGGCGCGCCGTAGGCGTAGGCGTTGTCCACGAGGTTGCCGATGATGCGGTCCAGTTGCGTGGCGATCATCCGGAAACCGTCGCCGGCGGCCAGTTCCAGCACCACCTGACGGTCCTGTTCCTGCAGCGACGCGGCCAGTTCGCCGATGCGCTTGTCCACCGGCACCGGGCGGGCGGTGGGCTCGCTGCTCTGGGCGAAGCTCAGGAACTGCTCGACGATGGCCGACATCGAGTCGACGTCGCGCGTCACCCCGGCCGCCGCCTTGGGATCGGACAGCATCTCGGCGCGCAGCCGCAGCCGGGCCAGCGGGGTCTTCAGGTCGTGGGCGATGCCCGCCAGCATCGTGTTGCGTTCCTGGTCGATGCGGAACAGGTCGGCCACCATGCGATTGAAACGCTCGATCAACTGGCGCAGCTCGTGCGGCCCGCGCTCGCGCAGCGGCGGCACCACTTGCTGGCGCGACACCTTCTCGGCCGCCTCGGCCATGTCGCGCACCGGGCGCTGGATCTGCCACGCCACGAACAGCGCGAACACGATGGCCACGCCCACCACCAGCACCACGCCCGGCATCAGCCGGTTGTCGGGCGGCGGGTTGTGCACGAACAGGATCGGCATGGCGATCCAGCGGCTGCGGTTCGGCAGCTTGATCCAGAGCCGGGGCGTGGACAGCTCGTCCTCCAGCCGCACCTCGGACCCCGGCGGCAGGCGGCCCGTGAACTGCTCCACCAGCCGGCGCGGGCGGCCGGCCTTGGCCGGACCGGCGTGCTCGTCGGCGGCGGCCGTGTCCGCCACCTCCACCAGGCTGGGCAGCGGCACCGGCGGCCTGGCGTCCAGCGCGCGCTGGATGCTGTCGAGCTGGAACAGCATCTGTTCCACCGAATAGTCGATCTGCTGCTGGCGCCGGTCCATGCGCAGGATGGCCAGCCACGAGAAATGGCTGATCACCAGCACGGCGGCAATCAGCAGCGCCATCCGCCCGAACAGGGTATCGATTCTCAGCTTCATGCCAGGAAGTTATTGCGGGACGCTGTCTTCGGCCTCGTCCGGCACGAAGGTGTAGCCGCGGCCACGGACGGTCTGGATATAGCGCGGGCGCTGCGCGTCCTCGTCCAGCAGGCGGCGCAGGCGCCAGATCTGCACGTCGATGCCGCGGTCGCTGATGCCGTTGGCGGTGCCGTACATCAGCTCCACGATCCGCTCGCGCGACAGCACCTCCAGCGGATGCATCAGCAGCAGCTTCAGCAGCGCGAACTCGGTGTCGCTGATGTTGACGGCCTGCCCGCTGCGTTCCAGCGAGCGCTGGCGGAAGTTCACGCGGAACGGGCCGAAAGCCACCGATTCGCGGTCCTCGGGCGCGGCGGCGGGCCGGGCCAGCTTGCGGCGCAGCACCGCGTTGATCCGCGCCAGCAGCTCGCGCGGCGAGAACGGCTTGCCCAGGTAGTCGTCGGCGCCAATCTCCAGCCCGACGATCCGGTCGATCTCGTCGCTCCGGGCGGTCAGCAGGATCACGGGGATGTCGTCGTTCTTGGCACGCAGGTTGCGAAGGGCCGTGAGGCCATCGACCTTGGGCATCATCAGGTCCAGCACGATCAGGGCGGGGCGCTCGCGCTCCAGCCGGGCCTGCAGGCCGTCGCCGTCGTGCAGCACCGACACGGCAAAGCCTTGCGATGTCAGGTACTCGCGCAGCAGGTCGCGCAGTTCGGGGTCGTCGTCGACGACAAGGATCTGGGTGGGCTGGTTTGTACGCATAGGCACATGATAGTCAGGACCGGCATGCAACTTTGCAAACCGCGCCGGGCGTTTTGTTTCTGGAGGTTACACCCGCGCCGCCCGTAACCCGGTGTAATAAAAGCGGGAAGGCGCGAAATACGGGGGCTGACGGCTGCACATTATCCTTCAACCCGTGTCGCGCCCATGCCGGGCGCCATCCCATCCGACGGCGGGTCGCCCTGCCCCCGCGATGCGGCATACTTCTGCCACTTCGCCGTCACAACCGCTGTGCGATACGTTTGGCACGCGCCCCCTTTTTTCGTCGTGCCGGTTCCCAGGATTCCGTTCATGTCCAACC
This sequence is a window from Cupriavidus pauculus. Protein-coding genes within it:
- a CDS encoding ATP-binding protein, yielding MKLRIDTLFGRMALLIAAVLVISHFSWLAILRMDRRQQQIDYSVEQMLFQLDSIQRALDARPPVPLPSLVEVADTAAADEHAGPAKAGRPRRLVEQFTGRLPPGSEVRLEDELSTPRLWIKLPNRSRWIAMPILFVHNPPPDNRLMPGVVLVVGVAIVFALFVAWQIQRPVRDMAEAAEKVSRQQVVPPLRERGPHELRQLIERFNRMVADLFRIDQERNTMLAGIAHDLKTPLARLRLRAEMLSDPKAAAGVTRDVDSMSAIVEQFLSFAQSSEPTARPVPVDKRIGELAASLQEQDRQVVLELAAGDGFRMIATQLDRIIGNLVDNAYAYGAPPVCVATARTQEGWRLTVEDQGPGIPAEAIERVTMPFVRLDPARGGNAHSGLGLAIVDRLVRQGGGRLTISNREEGGLRVEMVFPFTALAQAA
- a CDS encoding response regulator → MRTNQPTQILVVDDDPELRDLLREYLTSQGFAVSVLHDGDGLQARLERERPALIVLDLMMPKVDGLTALRNLRAKNDDIPVILLTARSDEIDRIVGLEIGADDYLGKPFSPRELLARINAVLRRKLARPAAAPEDRESVAFGPFRVNFRQRSLERSGQAVNISDTEFALLKLLLMHPLEVLSRERIVELMYGTANGISDRGIDVQIWRLRRLLDEDAQRPRYIQTVRGRGYTFVPDEAEDSVPQ